In the Sarcophilus harrisii chromosome 3, mSarHar1.11, whole genome shotgun sequence genome, one interval contains:
- the LOC100922816 gene encoding zinc finger protein OZF-like encodes MVMLENAENLLSLGLPVPREDFISHVEKGGLRNSCPDAETWFDMKEMSANLKMISWKDLFQYSEYRAFLTKHKRSHIGKEYCEWNTHKKALRKSSSVAKVKNILPEEKTPECHECDKTFLVLSSLAKHQKIPAGEKPYKCKKHGKALRERSSTAKHERIHTEKQSYICNQCGKSCRCNSKLALHQRIHTGEKPYVCNECGKTFIDRSHLSKHQRIHTGEKLYQCNDCGKAFIMRSHLAVHQRIHTGEKPYECNECGKAFIDRSHLTKHQRIHTGEKPYECNGCGKAFIMRSHLAVHQRIHTGEKPYECNECGKAFIDRSSLAKHQRIHTGEKPYECNECGKAFITCSSLDVHQRIHTGEKPYECNDCGKTFTQHSHVAIHQRIHTGEKPHECNKCGKAFIYHSRLAVHQRIHTGEKPYECKECGKTFTRSDSFREHQRIHTGEKPYECNDCGKAFTRRNSLGKHQKIHIGQQPSECGNLQQSSFKPCLTERAH; translated from the exons ATGGTCATGCTGGAAAATGCTGAGAACTTGCTCTCCCTGG gACTTCCAGTTCCCAGAGAAGATTTCATCTCCCATGTGGAAAAAGGAGGCCTGAGGAACTCCTGTCCTG aTGCAGAGACATGGTTTGATATGAAGGAGATGAGTGCAAATCTGAAAATGATCTCATGGAAAGACCTTTTTCAATATAGTGAATACAGGGCTTTTCTTACTAAGCACAAAAGAAGCCACATTGGAAAGGAATACTGTGAATggaatacacacaaaaaagctttaagaaagagTTCCAGTGTTGCTAAAGTTAAGAATATACTTCCTGAAGAGAAAACACCTGAGTGTCATGAATGTGATAAAACTTTTCTTGTACTCTCTTCCCTTGCCAAGCATCAGAAGATCCCtgctggagagaaaccttataaatgtaagaAACATGGAAAGGCTTTGAGAGAGCGATCTTCTACTGCTAAACATGAGAGAATTCACACAGAAAAACAATCCTACatatgtaatcaatgtggaaagagtTGCAGATGCAATTCTAAACTTGCTCtacatcaaagaatccacactggagagaagccttatgtatgtaatgaatgtggaaagactttcatagATCGCTCCCATCTTTCTAaacatcaaagaatccacactggagagaagcttTATCAATGTAAtgactgtggaaaggctttcatcaTGCGTTCCCATCTTGctgtccatcagagaatccacacaggagagaagccttatgaatgtaatgaatgtggaaaagctttcataGATCGCTCCCATCTtactaaacatcagagaatccacactggagagaagccttatgaatgtaatggctgtggaaaggctttcatcaTGCGTTCCCATCTTGctgtccatcagagaatccacacaggagagaagccttatgaatgtaacgaatgtggaaaggctttcatagATCGCTCCAGTCttgctaaacatcagagaatccacactggagagaagccttatgaatgtaatgaatgtggaaaggctttcataaCATGCTCCTCCCTTGATGtacatcaaagaatccacactggagagaagccttatgaatgcaATGACTGTGGGAAGACCTTTACACAACACTCCCATGTTGCtatccatcagagaatccacacaggagagAAGCCTCATGAATGTAATAAATGTGGAAAGGCATTCATATATCATTCTCGTCTTGctgtccatcagagaatccacactggagagaagccttatgaatgtaaagagtgtggaaagactttcacacgGAGTGACAGTTTTCgcgaacatcagagaatccacactggagagaagccttatgaatgtaatgattgTGGAAAAGCTTTCACACGGCGCAACAGTCTTGGTaaacatcagaaaatccacattGGACAGCAGCCTTCTGAATGTGGAAACCTTCAACAAAGTTCGTTCAAACCTTGCTTAACAGAGAGAGCACATTAG
- the LOC100922818 gene encoding vomeronasal type-1 receptor 1-like — translation MIPMDILLSIAFFSQIGIGVQGNLFLLYLFSILFFTGQNLRLIDLILSQLTLANSLVLLSKGFLQGLAALGLKNLLDDIGCKIVFYLHRVGRELSLCITCLLSGFQAIIISPQNYRFMKLKTRGPRYIIPSILFCWIYSMLQNIVILQILEGPRSTRNTSETKIYWYCSVNSATDISASLHAIVFSLPDAVCITFISLTSGYKVYLLYKHHKRVQQLHSDRFLLRASPETRATQTILLLVIIFVAFYLLNSILTAWMHSMTPRLWLWHSSAFLASCFPMVSPFVLISGDSQILKYYRAVHGRKSLHPGK, via the coding sequence ATGATTCCTATGGACATACTCCTGAGTATTGCCTTCTTCTCCCAGATCGGAATTGGGGTTCAGGGAAACCTCTTCCTACTTTATCTCTTCAGCATTCTTTTCTTCACTGGTCAGAATCTGAGGCTTATAGATCTGATTCTCAGCCAGTTGACTTTAGCCAACTCATTGGTGCTTCTCTCAAAGGGATTCCTTCAGGGATTGGCAGCTTTGGGTCTGAAAAATTTACTGGATGACATTGGTTGTAAAATTGTCTTTTACCTTCACAGAGTAGGTCGGGAGCTTTCCCTCTGCATAACATGTCTTCTGAGTGGTTTTCAGGCTATCATCATCAGTCCCCAGAACTACAGATTCATGAAGCTTAAAACTAGAGGCCCAAGATACATTATCCCCTCTATTCTCTTCTGCTGGATTTACTCCATGCTGCAAAATATCGTTATCCTTCAGATCCTAGAAGGACCAAGAAGCACCAGAAACACctcagaaacaaaaatatattggtATTGCTCTGTTAATTCTGCTACAGATATTAGTGCCTCACTCCATGCAATTGTGTTCTCCCTGCCTGATGCTGTGTGTATAACATTCATCAGCCTTACCAGTGGCTACAAGGTTTATCTCCTATACAAGCACCACAAGAGAGTCCAGCAACTTCACTCTGACAGATTTCTCCTTAGAGCCTCCCCAGAGACCAGAGCCACCCAGACGATTCTCCTGCTAGTAATCATCTTTGTCGCTTTTTACTTACTCAATTCTATCTTGACTGCTTGGATGCATTCAATGACCCCTAGACTCTGGCTGTGGCATAGCTCTGCTTTCTTAGCTTCTTGTTTTCCAATGGTTAGCCCCTTTGTGTTGATCAGCGGTGACTCGCAAATCCTGAAGTACTATAGGGCTGTCCATGGGAGAAAAAGTCTTCATCCAGGGAAGTAA